Genomic window (Octopus sinensis unplaced genomic scaffold, ASM634580v1 Contig08481, whole genome shotgun sequence):
atataagaaTGCTTACGTCTTTATCTGACTAATGAAACTtattggacacacacatacacacacgtgtggtgGGAGGGAGGTGTAGTATACTCTTCCGTGAAGGTAAGATTAACAAAGAAGAATAAGATCAacaaggtaagatcaacaaagaaGTATTCCATctatgaaagataaatattattcgagaaacacagtaaatatttttaaaagctattaaaaGTTTCATGCGATGAAAACAACTCAAACAACACTCTGCAACACGTCTGGTGCGTTCACGTAATCTTCTCTATATATGGACATTTTAGATATACCCTGTAAACATGAAGTATCGAGATGTGATGCTATCCAACATCTACGGCAATATCACAACACCTTACAAATTCAAAGCCGCAACCCATAAGGAAGGCTGGATGATGCTATTGGTTGACGGATTGGAACACAAGATTTCATTTCTCGGAGCTGCTCATGTGACTAACATTAGCTACACAGGAACTTTTTACCAATTTGACGTATGTATTGCTTGTTTTTCAATGTTCATTAATTTTTTGTCCGCTCTTGTATACTCTAAGATGTACTCTACCTTTAACTTTCGTAGGTCGATAATCTTCAAGAACGTATCAAGTACAAGGGTCAATGAAATCGGCTCGGCCCTCCTCTCAGATATTGCCCGTGGGCCAATAAAAAACATCTGTTAAAGGCTAAGAATTAACAGAATCGTTGGGTCATGGAACTAAAgaccttgcagtatttcttaaggcggcgagct
Coding sequences:
- the LOC118761099 gene encoding fibrocystin-L-like; the encoded protein is MILRDLDGTLTGTPYSQVLPSVDILPPTCQMVPGFSINFPASVCPPGVKFHRFAFNKIYPVNMKYRDVMLSNIYGNITTPYKFKAATHKEGWMMLLVDGLEHKISFLGAAHVTNISYTGTFYQFD